From Homalodisca vitripennis isolate AUS2020 chromosome 1, UT_GWSS_2.1, whole genome shotgun sequence, the proteins below share one genomic window:
- the LOC124352830 gene encoding protein pellino isoform X4: protein MVIRSDGSESPLLDDHQNSTQHEDKPKQLVKYGELVILGYNGFLPSGSGGRRRSKFVLHKRATPNGVKRSKHYVVNTPHSSQAILDSRQHSISYTLSRNQAIIVEYMPDEETDMFQIGRSSETPIDFVVMDTIPGDKAGDSKVMASTISRFACRILADRSNPRVARIYAAGFDSSRNIFLGEKATKWEEGREIDGLTTNGVLIMHPQGKFCGGDSEPGIWREVSVGGGIFTLRESRSAQVKGVAVEEVSNVLQDGTLIDLCGATLLWRSAEGLANSPTKEYLEKLVDQVNAGRPVCPVGLNTLVIPRKSTLDNEKQQPYVYLNCGHVQGHHDWGQEKDSNSRCCPMCLKLEWMSEQLKRMKEMKRDIYLFLKEAYWSHYEVYRLILSYLSAGRLIDFLLTKSGEGPLNDFPGLAYVLELAVEKKLQEIAYLSKSPIPEKKRCKFDDDKKARQWALNILSHSETVQGLQRLCELMFGMMAVSTRDILEYSIRSWDDMFIVPKMCCSRLEYLQIVIQADKWAHNLGVNAWRCFVAKIRPGVRTRFIDYDFIYSSQDKTTISVKHVDIRCDCDKTITNFD from the exons ATATAATGGATTTCTTCCCAGTGGCTCCGGGGGGAGAAGAAGAAGCAAATTTGTGCTGCACAAAAGAGCCACCCCCAACGGGGTCAAGAGGTCAAAACACTACGTGGTCAACACACCTCACTCATCTCAG GCTATCCTGGACTCCAGGCAACACTCCATATCATACACGCTGTCCAGAAATCAAGCCATCATCGTCGAGTACATGCCTGATGAGGAAACGGACATGTTTCAG ATTGGGCGTTCGTCGGAAACACCGATTGATTTTGTAGTGATGGACACGATACCAGGAGACAAGGCAGGGGACAGCAAGGTGATGGCCAGCACGATATCCCGCTTTGCCTGCCGTATCCTGGCGGACCGCTCCAACCCCCGTGTCGCGCGGATCTACGCTGCCGGCTTTGACTCCTCCCGTAACATATTTCTTGGG GAGAAGGCGACAAAGTGGGAGGAGGGGCGAGAAATAGATGGGCTGACAACCAACGGAGTACTGATCATGCATCCCCAGGGCAAGTTCTGCGGTGGAGACTCGGAGCCAGGCATCTGGCGCGAGGTGTCTGTGGGCGGTGGGATCTTCACACTGAGAGAGTCACGCTCCGCTCAGGTCAAGGGAGTGGCG GTGGAGGAGGTTAGCAATGTGCTACAAGACGGTACACTAATAGACCTCTGTGGTGCTACACTACTGTGGAGATCGGCTGAGGGTCTGGCTAACTCACCG ACGAAAGAGTACCTGGAGAAGTTGGTGGACCAGGTGAATGCCGGGCGCCCAGTGTGTCCGGTGGGACTCAACACGCTAGTAATACCGCGCAAGTCCACTCTGGACAACGAGAAGCAGCAGCCGTACGTTTATCTCAACTGTGGTCACGTGCAGGGCCATCACGACTGGGGTCAAGAGAAGGATAGCAACTCTCGCTGCTGCCCCATGTGTCTCAAG CTCGAATGGATGTCAGAACAGCTCAAAAGGATGAAAGAAATGAAAAGAGATATTTATTTGTTCTTGAAAGAAGCCTATTGGAGCCATTACGAAGTTTACAGACTGATATTGTCTTATCTCTCAGCAGGAAGGTTGATTGACTTCCTGCTCACAAAAAGTGGAGAAGGACCATTGAACGATTTTCCTGGCTTGGCATACGTTCTGGAACTTGCAGTGGAAAAGAAGTTACAGGAAATTGCTTACCTTTCTAAGAGCCCCATTCCAGAGAAAAAGAGATGTAAGTTTGATGATGACAAGAAGGCAAGACAATGGGCACTGAACATATTGAGTCATTCGGAAACCGTGCAGGGGCTCCAGAGGCTGTGTGAATTAATGTTTGGAATGATGGCGGTGTCAACAAGAGATATCCTGGAATACAGCATACGCTCTTGGGATGACATGTTCATCGTACCTAAAATGTGCTGCTCACGCTTAGAGTACCTGCAAATAGTAATTCAAGCGGATAAGTGGGCGCACAATCTTGGTGTCAACGCATGGAGGTGCTTCGTAGCCAAGATCCGCCCTGGGGTTCGAACACGCTTCATCGACTATGATTTCATCTATTCCAGCCAGGACAAGACCACAATATCCGTCAAACATGTTGACATTAGGTGTGACTGTGACAAAACCATCACAAACTTTGACTGA
- the LOC124352830 gene encoding protein pellino isoform X3, translating to MPKSKYLSDGSESPLLDDHQNSTQHEDKPKQLVKYGELVILGYNGFLPSGSGGRRRSKFVLHKRATPNGVKRSKHYVVNTPHSSQAILDSRQHSISYTLSRNQAIIVEYMPDEETDMFQIGRSSETPIDFVVMDTIPGDKAGDSKVMASTISRFACRILADRSNPRVARIYAAGFDSSRNIFLGEKATKWEEGREIDGLTTNGVLIMHPQGKFCGGDSEPGIWREVSVGGGIFTLRESRSAQVKGVAVEEVSNVLQDGTLIDLCGATLLWRSAEGLANSPTKEYLEKLVDQVNAGRPVCPVGLNTLVIPRKSTLDNEKQQPYVYLNCGHVQGHHDWGQEKDSNSRCCPMCLKLEWMSEQLKRMKEMKRDIYLFLKEAYWSHYEVYRLILSYLSAGRLIDFLLTKSGEGPLNDFPGLAYVLELAVEKKLQEIAYLSKSPIPEKKRCKFDDDKKARQWALNILSHSETVQGLQRLCELMFGMMAVSTRDILEYSIRSWDDMFIVPKMCCSRLEYLQIVIQADKWAHNLGVNAWRCFVAKIRPGVRTRFIDYDFIYSSQDKTTISVKHVDIRCDCDKTITNFD from the exons ATATAATGGATTTCTTCCCAGTGGCTCCGGGGGGAGAAGAAGAAGCAAATTTGTGCTGCACAAAAGAGCCACCCCCAACGGGGTCAAGAGGTCAAAACACTACGTGGTCAACACACCTCACTCATCTCAG GCTATCCTGGACTCCAGGCAACACTCCATATCATACACGCTGTCCAGAAATCAAGCCATCATCGTCGAGTACATGCCTGATGAGGAAACGGACATGTTTCAG ATTGGGCGTTCGTCGGAAACACCGATTGATTTTGTAGTGATGGACACGATACCAGGAGACAAGGCAGGGGACAGCAAGGTGATGGCCAGCACGATATCCCGCTTTGCCTGCCGTATCCTGGCGGACCGCTCCAACCCCCGTGTCGCGCGGATCTACGCTGCCGGCTTTGACTCCTCCCGTAACATATTTCTTGGG GAGAAGGCGACAAAGTGGGAGGAGGGGCGAGAAATAGATGGGCTGACAACCAACGGAGTACTGATCATGCATCCCCAGGGCAAGTTCTGCGGTGGAGACTCGGAGCCAGGCATCTGGCGCGAGGTGTCTGTGGGCGGTGGGATCTTCACACTGAGAGAGTCACGCTCCGCTCAGGTCAAGGGAGTGGCG GTGGAGGAGGTTAGCAATGTGCTACAAGACGGTACACTAATAGACCTCTGTGGTGCTACACTACTGTGGAGATCGGCTGAGGGTCTGGCTAACTCACCG ACGAAAGAGTACCTGGAGAAGTTGGTGGACCAGGTGAATGCCGGGCGCCCAGTGTGTCCGGTGGGACTCAACACGCTAGTAATACCGCGCAAGTCCACTCTGGACAACGAGAAGCAGCAGCCGTACGTTTATCTCAACTGTGGTCACGTGCAGGGCCATCACGACTGGGGTCAAGAGAAGGATAGCAACTCTCGCTGCTGCCCCATGTGTCTCAAG CTCGAATGGATGTCAGAACAGCTCAAAAGGATGAAAGAAATGAAAAGAGATATTTATTTGTTCTTGAAAGAAGCCTATTGGAGCCATTACGAAGTTTACAGACTGATATTGTCTTATCTCTCAGCAGGAAGGTTGATTGACTTCCTGCTCACAAAAAGTGGAGAAGGACCATTGAACGATTTTCCTGGCTTGGCATACGTTCTGGAACTTGCAGTGGAAAAGAAGTTACAGGAAATTGCTTACCTTTCTAAGAGCCCCATTCCAGAGAAAAAGAGATGTAAGTTTGATGATGACAAGAAGGCAAGACAATGGGCACTGAACATATTGAGTCATTCGGAAACCGTGCAGGGGCTCCAGAGGCTGTGTGAATTAATGTTTGGAATGATGGCGGTGTCAACAAGAGATATCCTGGAATACAGCATACGCTCTTGGGATGACATGTTCATCGTACCTAAAATGTGCTGCTCACGCTTAGAGTACCTGCAAATAGTAATTCAAGCGGATAAGTGGGCGCACAATCTTGGTGTCAACGCATGGAGGTGCTTCGTAGCCAAGATCCGCCCTGGGGTTCGAACACGCTTCATCGACTATGATTTCATCTATTCCAGCCAGGACAAGACCACAATATCCGTCAAACATGTTGACATTAGGTGTGACTGTGACAAAACCATCACAAACTTTGACTGA
- the LOC124352830 gene encoding protein pellino isoform X2, producing MPLFNFINCYQKFPISNKSDGSESPLLDDHQNSTQHEDKPKQLVKYGELVILGYNGFLPSGSGGRRRSKFVLHKRATPNGVKRSKHYVVNTPHSSQAILDSRQHSISYTLSRNQAIIVEYMPDEETDMFQIGRSSETPIDFVVMDTIPGDKAGDSKVMASTISRFACRILADRSNPRVARIYAAGFDSSRNIFLGEKATKWEEGREIDGLTTNGVLIMHPQGKFCGGDSEPGIWREVSVGGGIFTLRESRSAQVKGVAVEEVSNVLQDGTLIDLCGATLLWRSAEGLANSPTKEYLEKLVDQVNAGRPVCPVGLNTLVIPRKSTLDNEKQQPYVYLNCGHVQGHHDWGQEKDSNSRCCPMCLKLEWMSEQLKRMKEMKRDIYLFLKEAYWSHYEVYRLILSYLSAGRLIDFLLTKSGEGPLNDFPGLAYVLELAVEKKLQEIAYLSKSPIPEKKRCKFDDDKKARQWALNILSHSETVQGLQRLCELMFGMMAVSTRDILEYSIRSWDDMFIVPKMCCSRLEYLQIVIQADKWAHNLGVNAWRCFVAKIRPGVRTRFIDYDFIYSSQDKTTISVKHVDIRCDCDKTITNFD from the exons ATATAATGGATTTCTTCCCAGTGGCTCCGGGGGGAGAAGAAGAAGCAAATTTGTGCTGCACAAAAGAGCCACCCCCAACGGGGTCAAGAGGTCAAAACACTACGTGGTCAACACACCTCACTCATCTCAG GCTATCCTGGACTCCAGGCAACACTCCATATCATACACGCTGTCCAGAAATCAAGCCATCATCGTCGAGTACATGCCTGATGAGGAAACGGACATGTTTCAG ATTGGGCGTTCGTCGGAAACACCGATTGATTTTGTAGTGATGGACACGATACCAGGAGACAAGGCAGGGGACAGCAAGGTGATGGCCAGCACGATATCCCGCTTTGCCTGCCGTATCCTGGCGGACCGCTCCAACCCCCGTGTCGCGCGGATCTACGCTGCCGGCTTTGACTCCTCCCGTAACATATTTCTTGGG GAGAAGGCGACAAAGTGGGAGGAGGGGCGAGAAATAGATGGGCTGACAACCAACGGAGTACTGATCATGCATCCCCAGGGCAAGTTCTGCGGTGGAGACTCGGAGCCAGGCATCTGGCGCGAGGTGTCTGTGGGCGGTGGGATCTTCACACTGAGAGAGTCACGCTCCGCTCAGGTCAAGGGAGTGGCG GTGGAGGAGGTTAGCAATGTGCTACAAGACGGTACACTAATAGACCTCTGTGGTGCTACACTACTGTGGAGATCGGCTGAGGGTCTGGCTAACTCACCG ACGAAAGAGTACCTGGAGAAGTTGGTGGACCAGGTGAATGCCGGGCGCCCAGTGTGTCCGGTGGGACTCAACACGCTAGTAATACCGCGCAAGTCCACTCTGGACAACGAGAAGCAGCAGCCGTACGTTTATCTCAACTGTGGTCACGTGCAGGGCCATCACGACTGGGGTCAAGAGAAGGATAGCAACTCTCGCTGCTGCCCCATGTGTCTCAAG CTCGAATGGATGTCAGAACAGCTCAAAAGGATGAAAGAAATGAAAAGAGATATTTATTTGTTCTTGAAAGAAGCCTATTGGAGCCATTACGAAGTTTACAGACTGATATTGTCTTATCTCTCAGCAGGAAGGTTGATTGACTTCCTGCTCACAAAAAGTGGAGAAGGACCATTGAACGATTTTCCTGGCTTGGCATACGTTCTGGAACTTGCAGTGGAAAAGAAGTTACAGGAAATTGCTTACCTTTCTAAGAGCCCCATTCCAGAGAAAAAGAGATGTAAGTTTGATGATGACAAGAAGGCAAGACAATGGGCACTGAACATATTGAGTCATTCGGAAACCGTGCAGGGGCTCCAGAGGCTGTGTGAATTAATGTTTGGAATGATGGCGGTGTCAACAAGAGATATCCTGGAATACAGCATACGCTCTTGGGATGACATGTTCATCGTACCTAAAATGTGCTGCTCACGCTTAGAGTACCTGCAAATAGTAATTCAAGCGGATAAGTGGGCGCACAATCTTGGTGTCAACGCATGGAGGTGCTTCGTAGCCAAGATCCGCCCTGGGGTTCGAACACGCTTCATCGACTATGATTTCATCTATTCCAGCCAGGACAAGACCACAATATCCGTCAAACATGTTGACATTAGGTGTGACTGTGACAAAACCATCACAAACTTTGACTGA